DNA sequence from the Candidatus Poribacteria bacterium genome:
CATTAGGGTGTTACGGAAATCCGTTTGTCCAAACACCGAATTTGAATAGATTGGCACAGGACGGTGTGCTTTTTGAACACGCTTACTCGCAAAGTCCCGTCTGTACACCGAGCCGAGCAAGTTTCCTCACCGGACGCTATCCACGGACAACACGCTGCAGGCAAAATGGTCAGGCAATTCCACCGGATGAATTACTCGTGACAAAGTGCCTCCACGATGCTGGATATGTCTGCGGTTTAGCGGGTAAACTACATCTCGCACCCTGCAATCCGAGCGTCTGCAAAGGTACAGAGCAACGCATTGATGACGGATATGACCAGTTTTTCTGGTCACACGACCCAAATGATGCTTGGTTCACACATGATTACACACAGTGGTTACGGGATAAAGGGCTCCACCGGAATAGCAAACCGTTCCAAGGATCGAAACACGTCCAAGTAATTCCATCAGAAGAACACAGTCAAACGACATGGTCCATCGAACGTACAATATCATTCATCGGAAGTGCTAAGCAGTTTAATCAACCGTGGCTTTTCTCTCTGAATATGTTTGACCCACACCACGCGTTTGATCCACCCATAGCCGCATTAGAACGCTACCGACCTATGCTTGATGATATACCGTTGCCCAACTACGTTGAAGGCGAACTCGAAGATAAACCCATCTGGCAACGGATTGATCACGCCGGGGCATACGGCAACAGAGCTGGATATCCGTACAAAGACATGAGCGATGCCGATCATCGGTGGATACGCGCCGCTTATTGGGCTATGATTGATGTCATTGACGCGCAAGTTGGACGTTTACTGAATTTTTTGGAAGAGACTGGGCAGCGTGAGAACACAATCGTTATTTTTACATCCGACCATGGGGAAATGCTTGGAGACCACGGTATTTACCTTAAGGGACCTTATTTTTATGAACCCGCTATTCGCGTTCCTCTGATTATCTCTGGACCGGGAATGCTGAACAACGGTGCGCGCTCAGACGCACTCGTAGAATTGGTGGATCTCGCACCAACCCTACTTCAGGCAAGCAATATGGAGCAGCCCGTAGGCATGCAGGGACAAAGCCTACTACCCCTGCTCACAGGTGAAACAGAGCTGGATACACACCGAGATGATGTCTATTGTGAGTATTACAACGCGATGGGTTGGCATCGCGAACCTGCAGCGCACGCCACGATGGTACGGAGCAGACAGCATAAGATAGTCGTGGCACACGGAACAGGAAGCGGGGAACTCTACGATCTTGACTCTGATTCGATAGAAACCGATAATCTCTGGAATTCTCCGGAGAGTACGCCTATTAAACTCGAGATGCAGGAACGAGTTATGGATCGGATGGCGTGGACGGTGGATCCTCTTCCGATGCGTCAGGCTCCGTGGTAGTCTCTGAAGATGAACACATGCTTAGCACTTGAGTAAGATAGTCCTCCTGCGAAAGCAAGTCTTTATTGGCACGAAGACTCGCCTCATGGAACCGATAATTACCGTCACCGAGTTGGTAGTAATACTGGAGGTGCCCAGTACTGACCGCCCGCTTGAGGTCTGCGGGTGAGATTCCGAGCATCCGTGCCGCCTCTTCAAGGTTGTATTCAACCACAGTATGGCGTATTCGCATCTTATTTTCTCCATTTCGGTGTTGTAACGCGAACGTACGTGCTATTTAAAATTACACGGATATAACACAATAGACGGGATCAAATTTCATGACGCAGCATCGGAGTGCCAGTTACGCCTTAGTGAAATCTCTTAAATCGTCGCTTCTATGCACATTGGTTTTCTGTACTATTATAGCAGGATCAAAAGCAAATGCCGAGAACTTTCTATCCAGATGGGATCAGACCCTCTTTGATCGTATCTATGATGCGCCACCACACCAACAACCGACGTGGACAATGATGGA
Encoded proteins:
- a CDS encoding helix-turn-helix domain-containing protein, producing the protein MRIRHTVVEYNLEEAARMLGISPADLKRAVSTGHLQYYYQLGDGNYRFHEASLRANKDLLSQEDYLTQVLSMCSSSETTTEPDASEEDPPSTPSDP
- a CDS encoding sulfatase-like hydrolase/transferase; the encoded protein is MENRPNILWICSDQQRYDSLGCYGNPFVQTPNLNRLAQDGVLFEHAYSQSPVCTPSRASFLTGRYPRTTRCRQNGQAIPPDELLVTKCLHDAGYVCGLAGKLHLAPCNPSVCKGTEQRIDDGYDQFFWSHDPNDAWFTHDYTQWLRDKGLHRNSKPFQGSKHVQVIPSEEHSQTTWSIERTISFIGSAKQFNQPWLFSLNMFDPHHAFDPPIAALERYRPMLDDIPLPNYVEGELEDKPIWQRIDHAGAYGNRAGYPYKDMSDADHRWIRAAYWAMIDVIDAQVGRLLNFLEETGQRENTIVIFTSDHGEMLGDHGIYLKGPYFYEPAIRVPLIISGPGMLNNGARSDALVELVDLAPTLLQASNMEQPVGMQGQSLLPLLTGETELDTHRDDVYCEYYNAMGWHREPAAHATMVRSRQHKIVVAHGTGSGELYDLDSDSIETDNLWNSPESTPIKLEMQERVMDRMAWTVDPLPMRQAPW